The Hydrogenophaga crocea genome contains a region encoding:
- a CDS encoding DNA polymerase III subunit delta' — protein MSAPAVLAPWLQAQLQAVLAQRGHAVLLAGPSGLGQYELALALARAWLCERPGPQGACGECTSCHAIDVRTHADLCVLMPETLCLTLGWPLGESEQREIDEKKRKPSRFIRVEAARQAVAFTQTTSARGGQQVVMVYPADRLNIEAANTLLKTLEEPAPGVRFVLATEAAHQLLPTIRSRCQTVQLGWPGAEEGMAWLQAQGGLNAAAAFAWWHASGGRPDMALTLSRSGLTPEQWLKLPQSLARGDWSALAEHPPAAQLDVLQKLCHDLMARAAGAPSRFFPQEHLPPPPPWRVLALWSRELLLAARSVEHPYQPGLLQEAWAARAREALNAARR, from the coding sequence ATGAGCGCCCCGGCGGTTCTCGCCCCCTGGCTGCAGGCCCAGCTGCAGGCGGTGCTCGCCCAGCGCGGGCACGCGGTGCTGCTCGCGGGCCCTTCGGGTCTGGGCCAGTACGAGCTGGCGCTGGCGCTGGCGCGCGCCTGGCTGTGCGAGCGGCCCGGCCCGCAAGGCGCCTGCGGCGAATGCACGAGCTGCCACGCCATCGACGTGCGCACCCATGCCGACCTCTGCGTGCTGATGCCCGAAACCCTGTGCCTCACGCTGGGCTGGCCGCTCGGCGAGAGCGAACAGCGCGAGATCGACGAGAAAAAGCGCAAGCCCAGCCGCTTCATCCGCGTCGAGGCCGCACGGCAGGCCGTGGCCTTCACGCAGACCACCAGCGCGCGCGGTGGCCAGCAGGTGGTCATGGTCTACCCGGCCGACCGCCTCAACATCGAGGCCGCGAACACCTTGCTCAAGACACTCGAAGAGCCCGCGCCCGGCGTGCGCTTCGTGCTCGCCACCGAGGCCGCGCACCAGTTGCTGCCCACGATCCGCAGCCGCTGCCAGACCGTGCAACTGGGCTGGCCCGGGGCCGAAGAGGGCATGGCCTGGCTGCAGGCCCAGGGCGGCCTGAACGCCGCGGCGGCGTTTGCCTGGTGGCACGCCTCGGGCGGACGCCCCGACATGGCGCTGACGCTGTCGCGCAGCGGGCTCACGCCCGAGCAGTGGCTCAAGCTGCCGCAGTCGCTGGCGCGCGGCGACTGGAGCGCGCTGGCCGAACACCCACCCGCGGCCCAGCTCGACGTGCTGCAAAAGCTCTGCCACGACCTCATGGCGCGCGCGGCCGGCGCGCCGTCGCGCTTCTTTCCGCAGGAGCACCTGCCGCCGCCGCCGCCCTGGCGGGTGCTGGCCCTGTGGTCGCGCGAGCTGCTGCTGGCGGCGCGCAGCGTCGAACACCCCTACCAGCCCGGGCTGCTGCAAGAGGCCTGGGCCGCACGCGCCCGCGAAGCCCTGAACGCCGCCCGTCGTTGA
- a CDS encoding tripartite tricarboxylate transporter TctB family protein, which translates to MQFRSQKDFVSGLLFTAVGIAFAVGATNFDIGGAARMGPGYFPLLLGIVLALLGVLVTLQSFRRSAAQDKIDNIAWRPLVFILLANLAFGVLLVGLPSVGLPHFGLIVAIYALVIISGYARPNSSLKESVVLATILAVGSYVAFVYALNLQFPVLPWFLGQ; encoded by the coding sequence GTGCAATTCAGAAGCCAGAAAGACTTCGTGTCGGGTCTGCTGTTCACCGCCGTGGGCATTGCCTTCGCGGTGGGCGCAACCAACTTCGACATCGGTGGGGCCGCCCGCATGGGCCCCGGTTACTTCCCGCTGTTGCTGGGCATCGTGCTGGCCCTGCTGGGCGTGCTGGTCACGCTGCAGTCCTTCAGGCGCAGCGCGGCCCAGGACAAGATCGACAACATCGCCTGGCGCCCCCTGGTCTTCATCCTGCTCGCCAACCTCGCGTTCGGCGTGCTGCTCGTGGGTCTGCCGTCGGTGGGCCTGCCGCACTTCGGTCTGATCGTCGCGATCTACGCGCTGGTGATCATCTCGGGCTATGCCCGGCCCAACAGCAGCCTCAAGGAATCGGTCGTGCTGGCCACCATCCTGGCCGTCGGCAGCTACGTGGCTTTCGTTTACGCCCTCAACCTTCAGTTCCCGGTGCTGCCGTGGTTCCTGGGCCAGTGA
- a CDS encoding ankyrin repeat domain-containing protein has protein sequence MKKRDVLKAFLALSVAPAAFAAAYDDFFTAIKRDDTSALLLLHLRGFDLNTLDPNGQHALYLALRDGAERVAAYLLNQPDVKVEYRNAKDESPLMMAALKGRLALAKKLIEREAEVNKPGWAPLHYAATNPGEGSVAMVDLLLEHHAYIDAQSPNGSTPLMMAALYGHARVVKLLLDSGADPLLKNEQGLTAIDFARRASRDAVAATIAAAVRAQQPAGRW, from the coding sequence ATGAAAAAGCGCGATGTTCTGAAAGCCTTTTTGGCGCTATCCGTTGCCCCAGCGGCGTTCGCCGCCGCCTACGACGACTTCTTCACCGCGATCAAGCGCGACGACACCAGCGCCTTGCTGCTGCTGCACCTGCGCGGGTTCGACCTCAACACCCTGGATCCGAACGGCCAGCACGCGCTGTACCTGGCGCTGCGCGACGGGGCCGAGCGGGTGGCGGCCTATCTGCTGAACCAGCCCGACGTGAAGGTCGAGTACCGCAACGCCAAGGACGAGTCGCCGCTGATGATGGCCGCGCTCAAGGGCCGGCTGGCGCTTGCGAAAAAGCTCATCGAGCGCGAGGCCGAGGTCAACAAGCCGGGCTGGGCGCCGCTGCATTACGCCGCCACGAACCCGGGGGAGGGCAGCGTCGCGATGGTGGACCTGCTGCTCGAGCACCACGCCTACATCGATGCACAGTCGCCCAACGGCAGCACCCCGCTCATGATGGCCGCGCTCTACGGGCATGCGCGCGTGGTGAAGCTGCTGCTCGACTCAGGCGCCGACCCGCTGCTCAAGAACGAGCAGGGCCTGACCGCCATCGATTTCGCGCGCCGTGCGAGCCGCGATGCCGTGGCCGCGACGATTGCCGCCGCGGTGCGCGCCCAGCAACCGGCGGGCCGCTGGTAG
- the mltG gene encoding endolytic transglycosylase MltG: protein MRVFRILVVYPLLLLGIAYMLGQWWVLKPLTLPASASAEAPLVFEIPPGSSARQSAQRIADAGVDVMPDLLFAWFRLSGDSREIKAGVYEIAPGTTPRQLLGKLVRGEQALRNAQIIEGLTARQAIDALRESPDLTNDLKDLSLEQVMERLGLPGVHPEGRFFPDTYRVVKNAPVSSVLRQAARAMDQRLAQAWEKRDPSSPLRSPEEALILASIIEKETGRDADRARVAGVFSNRLRIGMRLQTDPSVIYGLGDRFDGNLRRADLGTDTPYNTYTRAGLPPTPIALPGMASLMAAVQPARTSALYFVARGDGSSQFSATLPEHNAAVRRFQLGR from the coding sequence ATGCGCGTTTTCCGAATCCTGGTGGTCTACCCGCTGCTGCTGCTCGGCATCGCCTACATGCTGGGCCAATGGTGGGTGCTCAAGCCGCTCACGCTGCCCGCGTCGGCCAGCGCCGAGGCGCCGCTGGTCTTCGAGATCCCGCCTGGCAGTTCGGCGCGGCAGTCGGCGCAACGCATCGCGGACGCGGGGGTCGACGTGATGCCCGACCTGCTGTTCGCCTGGTTCCGGCTCTCGGGCGACTCGCGCGAGATCAAGGCCGGCGTGTACGAGATCGCGCCGGGCACCACCCCGCGGCAACTGCTGGGCAAGCTCGTGCGCGGCGAGCAGGCGCTGCGCAACGCCCAGATCATCGAAGGCCTCACGGCGCGCCAGGCGATCGACGCCCTGCGCGAATCGCCCGACCTCACGAACGACCTCAAGGACCTGAGCCTGGAGCAGGTGATGGAGCGCCTGGGCCTGCCTGGCGTGCACCCCGAGGGCCGTTTCTTTCCCGACACCTACCGGGTGGTCAAGAACGCCCCTGTCTCCAGCGTGCTGCGCCAGGCGGCGCGGGCCATGGACCAGCGCCTGGCCCAGGCCTGGGAGAAACGCGACCCCTCGTCGCCGCTGCGCTCACCCGAAGAAGCCCTGATCCTCGCGAGCATCATCGAGAAGGAGACCGGCCGCGACGCCGACCGCGCCCGCGTGGCCGGCGTGTTCAGCAACCGGCTGCGCATCGGCATGCGGCTGCAGACCGACCCCAGCGTGATCTACGGCCTGGGCGATCGCTTCGATGGCAACCTGCGCCGTGCCGACCTCGGCACCGACACGCCCTACAACACCTACACCCGCGCCGGCCTGCCGCCGACGCCGATCGCGCTGCCCGGCATGGCCTCGCTGATGGCGGCCGTTCAACCGGCCAGAACCAGTGCGCTGTATTTCGTCGCGCGCGGCGACGGCTCCAGCCAGTTCAGTGCCACGCTGCCGGAACACAACGCAGCGGTGCGCCGCTTCCAGCTGGGCCGCTGA
- a CDS encoding tripartite tricarboxylate transporter permease: MDLIQNLSLGFSVAFTAQNLLYAFVGCLLGTLIGVLPGLGPVATIAMLLPVTYGLEPVSALIMLAGIYYGAQYGGSTTAILVNLPGESSSVVTVLDGYQMARRGRAGPALAAAGIGSFFAGCVGTLVLAAFAPPLTEVALSFGPAEYFALMILGLIGAVVLASGSLIKALAMIVLGLLLGLVGTDINSGVARFSFDVPELTDGINFVVVAMGIFGYGEIIANLAQDESEREVFTGKVTGIFPTAEDFKRMFPAMIRGTALGSALGILPGGGALLSSFAAYTIEKKTKLKPGELPFGQGNIRGVAAPESANNAGSQTSFIPLLTLGIPPNAVMALMVGAMTIHNIQPGPQVMTSNPDLFWGLIASMWIGNAMLIILNLPLIGMWIKLLTVPYKWLYPAIVLFCAIGVFSTNNNSFDIWMVAAFGLIGYVFIKLGCEPAPLLLGFILGPMMEEYLRRALLISRGDWSVFVTRPISASLLAAAVLLLVIVLLPAVKKKREEAFVEE, translated from the coding sequence ATGGACCTGATCCAAAACCTGTCATTGGGCTTCAGCGTCGCCTTCACGGCGCAGAACCTGCTCTACGCCTTCGTGGGCTGTCTGCTGGGCACCCTGATCGGCGTGCTGCCGGGCCTGGGCCCCGTGGCCACCATCGCCATGCTGCTGCCCGTCACTTACGGCCTGGAGCCGGTGTCGGCGCTGATCATGCTGGCCGGCATCTACTACGGCGCCCAGTACGGGGGCTCCACCACGGCCATTCTGGTCAACCTGCCCGGTGAGTCTTCGTCGGTGGTGACGGTGCTCGACGGCTACCAGATGGCGCGCCGGGGCAGGGCGGGTCCTGCCCTGGCCGCTGCGGGCATCGGCTCGTTCTTTGCGGGCTGCGTGGGCACCCTGGTGCTGGCCGCCTTCGCGCCGCCGCTCACCGAGGTTGCCCTGAGCTTCGGCCCCGCCGAGTACTTCGCACTCATGATCCTGGGCCTGATCGGCGCCGTGGTGCTGGCCTCGGGCTCGCTGATCAAGGCGCTGGCCATGATCGTGCTGGGTCTGCTGCTGGGCCTGGTCGGCACCGACATCAACTCCGGCGTCGCGCGCTTCTCGTTCGACGTGCCCGAACTCACCGACGGCATCAACTTCGTCGTGGTGGCCATGGGCATCTTCGGCTACGGCGAGATCATCGCCAACCTGGCGCAGGACGAGTCCGAGCGCGAGGTGTTCACGGGCAAGGTCACCGGCATCTTCCCGACCGCCGAAGACTTCAAACGCATGTTCCCGGCCATGATCCGCGGCACGGCGCTCGGTTCGGCGCTCGGCATCCTGCCCGGCGGCGGCGCGCTGCTGTCGTCCTTCGCGGCCTACACGATCGAGAAGAAGACCAAGCTCAAGCCCGGTGAACTGCCGTTCGGCCAGGGCAACATCCGCGGTGTGGCGGCGCCCGAGTCGGCCAACAACGCCGGCTCGCAGACCTCGTTCATTCCGCTGCTGACGCTGGGCATTCCGCCCAACGCCGTGATGGCGCTGATGGTGGGTGCCATGACCATCCACAACATCCAGCCCGGCCCGCAGGTGATGACCAGCAACCCGGACCTGTTCTGGGGCCTGATCGCCTCGATGTGGATCGGCAACGCGATGCTGATCATCCTGAACCTGCCCCTGATCGGGATGTGGATCAAGCTGCTGACCGTGCCTTACAAGTGGCTGTACCCGGCCATCGTGCTGTTCTGCGCCATCGGTGTGTTCTCGACCAACAACAACAGCTTCGACATCTGGATGGTGGCGGCCTTCGGCCTCATCGGCTACGTGTTCATCAAGCTCGGTTGCGAACCTGCGCCGCTGCTGCTGGGCTTCATCCTGGGCCCGATGATGGAAGAGTACCTGCGCCGTGCGCTGCTGATTTCGCGCGGCGACTGGTCGGTGTTCGTCACGCGCCCGATCTCGGCCTCGCTGCTGGCCGCTGCCGTGCTGCTGCTCGTGATCGTGCTGCTGCCGGCCGTGAAGAAGAAGCGCGAGGAAGCCTTCGTCGAGGAATGA
- a CDS encoding NRDE family protein, with protein sequence MCLIAFAIDAAADCPLLVAANRDEHFARPTAPLQRWRLEGGADVVAGRDLREGGTWMGLTPGGRVAWLTNVRQPGLERGDRSRGELVSRWLDSRADAEGFADGLEAERYGGFNLVVGDLRRGRWHWLSNRDPAQPHAPPSETQAVRLHLAPLSAGVHTLSNATLDTPWPKARRLAEALRQALAEPHAAEPVLADALTDTRHADDAELPQSGVPLAIERALSSPFVRMPERRYGTRSSTLLRWHSSGVLQVDEWTHGPGSDRPVLAADRHRREAFTVA encoded by the coding sequence ATGTGCCTGATCGCCTTCGCGATCGATGCCGCCGCCGACTGCCCGCTGCTGGTGGCGGCCAACCGCGACGAGCATTTCGCGCGACCGACCGCGCCGCTGCAGCGCTGGCGCCTCGAGGGCGGCGCCGACGTGGTCGCGGGCCGCGACCTGCGCGAGGGTGGCACCTGGATGGGCCTCACGCCCGGCGGCCGCGTGGCCTGGCTCACCAACGTGCGCCAGCCCGGCCTGGAGCGCGGCGACCGCAGCCGCGGCGAACTGGTCTCGCGCTGGCTGGACTCGCGCGCCGACGCCGAGGGTTTCGCCGACGGTCTGGAAGCCGAGCGCTACGGCGGCTTCAACCTCGTGGTGGGCGACCTGCGCCGCGGCCGCTGGCACTGGTTGAGCAACCGCGACCCCGCCCAGCCGCACGCCCCCCCGTCCGAGACACAGGCGGTGCGGCTGCACCTCGCGCCGCTGTCCGCGGGCGTGCACACGCTGTCCAACGCCACGCTCGACACGCCCTGGCCCAAGGCCCGGCGGCTGGCCGAGGCGCTGCGGCAGGCGCTGGCCGAACCCCATGCGGCCGAGCCGGTGCTGGCCGATGCCCTCACAGACACCCGTCACGCCGACGACGCCGAGCTGCCGCAATCGGGCGTGCCGCTGGCGATCGAGCGGGCGCTGTCCAGCCCCTTCGTGCGCATGCCCGAGCGCCGCTACGGCACGCGCAGCAGCACCCTGCTGCGCTGGCACTCGAGCGGCGTTCTGCAGGTGGACGAATGGACCCACGGCCCCGGCAGCGATCGGCCCGTGCTCGCGGCCGATCGGCACCGGCGCGAGGCCTTCACAGTGGCTTGA
- a CDS encoding PilZ domain-containing protein: protein MSTNPSTAAARPSVIQLSIKEKAALYAAYVPLFADGGIFIPSSRDYRLGDDVYVLLSLPDDPQRYPVAGKVAWVTPAKAQGGRTQGVGIRFPSDEKSRQLKIKIEEILGTSLASDRQTQTL, encoded by the coding sequence ATGAGTACCAATCCGAGCACCGCTGCGGCCCGTCCGAGCGTGATTCAGCTCTCGATCAAGGAGAAGGCCGCGCTCTACGCCGCCTACGTGCCCTTGTTCGCCGATGGCGGCATCTTCATCCCCTCGTCGCGCGACTACCGCCTGGGTGACGACGTGTACGTGCTGCTGAGCCTGCCCGACGACCCGCAGCGCTACCCGGTGGCCGGCAAGGTGGCCTGGGTCACGCCCGCCAAGGCACAGGGCGGCCGCACCCAGGGCGTGGGCATCCGTTTCCCGTCGGACGAAAAATCCCGCCAGCTCAAGATCAAGATCGAAGAAATCCTGGGCACCAGCCTGGCTTCCGACCGCCAGACGCAGACGCTCTGA
- a CDS encoding YbgC/FadM family acyl-CoA thioesterase, translating to MPQHQRQDFRLFHRLRVRWAEVDMQKIVFNAHYLMYFDTAITDYWRALGMPYEEGMASLGGDLYVVKATVEFHASARMDDQLDVALKCSRVGNSSLSFHGAIFRGDEHLISGELVYVFADPATQTSRPVPAALRELLQAFEAREDVLELQVGSWDQLGDGAAGLRRAVFVQEQGIPLELEMDAADATAVHAVARNRLGQVVGTGRLLQAEPGVGKIGRMAVHRVLRGSSVGRRVLLALMEAARARGDREVVLHAQRSAVGFYDRLGFQARGEPFQEAGIEHLEMVKPL from the coding sequence ATGCCGCAACACCAACGCCAGGACTTCCGCCTGTTCCACCGCCTGCGCGTGCGCTGGGCCGAGGTGGACATGCAGAAGATCGTGTTCAACGCGCACTACCTGATGTACTTCGACACCGCCATCACCGACTATTGGCGCGCGTTGGGCATGCCGTACGAAGAAGGCATGGCCAGCCTGGGCGGCGACCTGTACGTCGTGAAGGCCACGGTGGAATTCCACGCCTCGGCGCGCATGGACGACCAGCTCGACGTGGCGCTCAAATGCTCGCGCGTGGGCAACAGTTCGCTGAGCTTTCACGGGGCCATCTTCCGCGGCGACGAGCACCTCATCAGCGGTGAGCTGGTCTACGTGTTCGCCGACCCGGCCACGCAGACCTCACGGCCGGTGCCGGCCGCGCTGCGCGAGCTGCTTCAGGCCTTCGAGGCGCGCGAGGACGTGCTCGAACTGCAGGTCGGCAGCTGGGACCAGCTCGGTGACGGCGCGGCCGGCCTGCGGCGCGCGGTGTTCGTGCAGGAGCAGGGCATCCCGCTCGAACTCGAGATGGACGCGGCCGACGCCACCGCCGTGCATGCCGTGGCACGCAACCGTCTGGGCCAGGTGGTGGGCACGGGCCGGCTGCTGCAGGCCGAACCGGGTGTGGGCAAGATCGGCCGCATGGCGGTGCACCGCGTGCTGCGCGGCAGCAGCGTTGGCCGGCGCGTGCTGCTCGCGCTGATGGAAGCGGCGCGCGCGCGCGGCGACCGCGAGGTGGTGCTGCATGCGCAGCGCAGCGCGGTGGGCTTCTACGACCGGCTGGGCTTTCAGGCGCGCGGCGAGCCGTTCCAGGAGGCCGGCATCGAGCACCTGGAGATGGTCAAGCCACTGTGA
- a CDS encoding TatD family hydrolase, translating into MFTDSHCHLSFPELHSQLPQILDAMSAARVDRALCICTTLEEFDTVHRLALEHDRLWATVGVHPDNEDVREPTLDDLLAGAARPRVVGIGETGLDYYRLGERTLADMEWQRERFRVHIRAARQTDLPLVIHTRSASDDTLAILREEGGFGGAGDLPHARGVFHCFTETAAVARAALDLDFCISFSGILTFRNAAELRDTARLVPLDRLLIETDSPYLAPVPHRGKTNTPALVPHVAQQVAEIHGVSVERVAEASTANFLRLFNRVRPATGAE; encoded by the coding sequence ATGTTCACCGACTCGCACTGCCACCTGAGCTTTCCCGAGCTGCACAGCCAGCTCCCCCAGATCCTCGACGCCATGAGCGCCGCGCGCGTGGACCGTGCGCTGTGCATCTGCACCACGCTCGAAGAGTTCGACACCGTCCACCGGCTCGCCCTCGAACACGACCGCCTGTGGGCCACCGTGGGCGTGCACCCCGACAACGAAGACGTGCGCGAGCCCACGCTCGATGACCTGCTGGCCGGCGCGGCGCGGCCGCGCGTGGTGGGCATCGGCGAAACCGGGCTCGATTACTACCGCCTGGGCGAGCGCACCCTGGCCGACATGGAATGGCAGCGCGAGCGCTTTCGCGTGCACATCCGCGCCGCGCGCCAGACCGACCTGCCGCTGGTGATCCACACGCGCTCGGCCTCGGACGACACGCTGGCGATCCTGCGCGAGGAGGGCGGCTTCGGCGGCGCCGGCGACTTGCCCCACGCGCGCGGCGTGTTCCACTGCTTCACCGAAACCGCGGCTGTGGCCCGCGCCGCGCTCGACCTCGACTTCTGCATCTCGTTCTCGGGCATCCTGACCTTCCGCAACGCCGCCGAGCTGCGCGACACCGCGCGCCTGGTGCCGCTGGACCGGCTGCTGATCGAGACCGACAGCCCCTACCTGGCCCCGGTGCCCCACCGCGGCAAGACCAACACCCCCGCGCTGGTGCCGCACGTGGCGCAGCAGGTGGCCGAGATCCACGGCGTGAGCGTGGAACGCGTGGCCGAGGCCTCGACCGCCAATTTCCTGCGCCTTTTCAACCGCGTGCGGCCCGCCACGGGCGCCGAATAA
- a CDS encoding YgfZ/GcvT domain-containing protein, whose product MTTLPAPDTARPAPTALHGAAALPSLGVIAAEGEEATRFLQGQLTQDFALLGLSEARLAAFCTAKGRMLASFVAFKRAHDRVLLVCSRDLLAATLKRLQMFVLRAKVKLSDASEAHAVYGLAGDAVPAALPASPWSQWADGEANLVRLYPADGTPRALWVGPAGSAPAGQALDPARWAYLDAASGVATLTQPVVEAFVPQMLNYESLGGVNFKKGCYPGQEVVARSQFRGTLKRRAYVVQASAAVQAGQEVFHPSDAEQPTGTVVQAAPDPAGGWRAIVSMQTSSGDGQPLRAGEARLTVLPLPYPLADDI is encoded by the coding sequence ATGACCACCCTTCCCGCCCCCGACACCGCCCGCCCCGCGCCGACCGCCCTGCATGGCGCCGCCGCCCTGCCCTCGCTGGGCGTGATCGCCGCGGAAGGCGAGGAGGCGACCCGCTTCCTGCAAGGCCAGCTCACGCAGGACTTTGCCCTGCTCGGCCTGTCCGAGGCGCGGCTGGCAGCCTTCTGTACGGCCAAGGGCCGCATGCTCGCGAGCTTCGTGGCCTTCAAGCGCGCACACGACCGCGTGCTGCTGGTGTGCAGCCGCGACCTGCTCGCGGCCACGCTCAAGCGGCTGCAGATGTTCGTGTTGCGCGCCAAGGTGAAGCTCAGCGACGCGAGCGAGGCGCACGCCGTGTACGGCCTGGCGGGCGATGCCGTGCCGGCCGCCCTGCCCGCCAGCCCCTGGAGCCAGTGGGCCGACGGTGAGGCGAACCTGGTGCGCCTGTACCCCGCCGATGGCACGCCGCGCGCGCTCTGGGTGGGCCCGGCCGGCAGCGCCCCTGCGGGGCAGGCGCTCGACCCCGCGCGCTGGGCCTACCTCGATGCCGCCAGCGGCGTGGCCACGCTCACCCAGCCCGTGGTCGAGGCCTTCGTGCCCCAGATGCTCAATTACGAGTCGCTCGGCGGCGTGAACTTCAAGAAGGGCTGTTACCCGGGCCAGGAGGTGGTGGCGCGCAGCCAGTTCCGCGGCACGCTCAAGCGCCGCGCCTACGTGGTGCAGGCCAGCGCGGCGGTGCAGGCGGGCCAGGAGGTGTTCCACCCGAGCGACGCCGAGCAGCCCACCGGCACCGTGGTGCAGGCCGCGCCCGATCCCGCGGGCGGCTGGCGCGCCATCGTGTCCATGCAGACCAGCTCGGGCGATGGCCAGCCGCTGCGCGCGGGCGAGGCCCGCCTCACGGTGCTGCCCCTGCCTTATCCCCTGGCCGACGACATCTGA
- the tmk gene encoding dTMP kinase, protein MTLTSAGLFITFEGIDGAGKSTHIEALARAFEARGRRVVLTREPGGTPLAEKLRALVLNDPMDPLCESLLVFAARRDHLVQVIEPALAEGAVVLCDRFTDATFAYQGHGRGFDLAVLGQLERWVQQGEGGGLRQPDLTVWFDLPAAVAAERLVAARVPDRFESQPQAFFERVAQGYAARAVQHPGRFARIDADQPREAVALAVHQAFVQRGWLSPP, encoded by the coding sequence ATGACCCTCACCTCAGCCGGTCTGTTCATCACGTTCGAAGGCATCGATGGCGCGGGAAAGTCCACGCACATCGAGGCCCTTGCACGCGCCTTCGAAGCCCGGGGACGGCGCGTGGTGCTCACGCGCGAGCCCGGCGGCACGCCGCTGGCCGAGAAGCTGCGCGCCCTCGTGCTCAACGACCCCATGGACCCGCTGTGCGAAAGCCTGCTGGTGTTCGCGGCGCGGCGCGACCACCTGGTGCAGGTGATCGAGCCCGCGCTGGCCGAGGGCGCCGTGGTGCTCTGCGACCGCTTCACCGACGCCACCTTCGCCTACCAGGGCCATGGCCGCGGCTTCGACCTCGCGGTGCTCGGCCAGCTCGAACGCTGGGTGCAGCAGGGCGAGGGCGGCGGGCTTCGTCAGCCCGACCTCACGGTGTGGTTCGACCTGCCCGCGGCCGTGGCCGCCGAACGCCTGGTGGCTGCGCGCGTGCCCGACCGCTTCGAATCCCAGCCGCAGGCCTTCTTCGAACGCGTGGCGCAGGGCTATGCGGCGCGCGCGGTGCAGCACCCCGGGCGCTTCGCGCGCATCGACGCCGACCAGCCGCGCGAAGCCGTGGCCCTCGCGGTGCATCAGGCTTTCGTCCAGCGCGGCTGGCTGTCACCCCCATGA